The Coffea arabica cultivar ET-39 chromosome 2c, Coffea Arabica ET-39 HiFi, whole genome shotgun sequence genome includes the window TCACTATAGATGAAATGGGATCCGGGCCGACTCGAAAGTCCAAACTGGGCCATAAAGCCGATTCAATTTATGAGCTGGAGTGGGGTTTGGGCCTTTAGCGGGACCTCCGTTAAGACGAATTTGGGTTCAAAAATCCAAGAATTCCAAAAAACTGGTGTTGAAGCCTGTGGAAACCCGCCGACTTGACGAATTCCATCGACGCCATCTATGGGCTTCCCTCTCAGGCTCAAATGGTGCCCAATCCAAATTCATAATTAAATAGAgtacataattaaaatatatgtaaatttatagattatacataatattttaTGATTTATTATAAATTCTTATgtaaattattaatatttttgtgttataaaatgtataattatagattatttatatgaaattaattttttatgcattgtcagtatattttttttttcatatgagTGGGTGTAAATGCGAGCTATTTATTCAAAAAGTAAAATTTGAACTTGACATTAGATTACATGGCTTGAATCCAAAGTCGCGTCGTGAATAAACTAATAGAACATAAAAAATTTACACAGGATTCATATTTATATGAATtattatatgtgtgtgtgttacATAATTATACGCATATATATGGTGGACCTTAATCAATTGTGAGCCTAATAAAGTTCAAATTAGActcatatttaatttaatttaaccCTACTAATTAGACGCAACTCTGTCCAACCCTATTAAAATAAGGCTTAATGACTTTTTTTTGAATTAAGCGGGCCGGAGTCAAACAAACCCCAACCCGATATACGTGACTACACAATTAACATGAATAGATTATACACTGATTAGTAACTCAATATAATTCCTTTGAATAAAATTAATGGGTATGGTAGTAACCCTCCTTGACTTTTGGTCCCAAAATCACTTCGCACCCTAATATttatttttgagcacttttttCCCTACGCTTACGTCAAAACTAACAGAAACATAAAAGGACAAAAATAATTGTATATTAGTAGTGATTGGATTAAAATATTCATGGGGATGAGACCcagttttgcattttttttcaaaaatgaaatttttaaaaagaaaaatacatgaATCAATAGAAAAAAGAATCCGCATTTCTACCTCTGTTTGAAACTTGAAAAATTTATGTACTTTAAGAATTTGTaaaaatgaatcaattaattaatGTGCAGAAGAATTTCAATAAGCAAAACCCTAAGTATGGATTGGTCATTTTTTCAcaaacaagtttttcaaatataatattACAGTAACACACAATAACTCCAAAAAACATgtcatccatacaatatatcaaatacttcaaaaaaaatttatagtataaatttttcaaatatactgctacagtaaaatttttaaaaaatagctaatccaaacggagttgAACGAAGTTGTCAATATTTGGGACATCTTTTTAAGTAGATAgccattaattaaaaaaaaaaaaaaaagacatagcAATCCACATATAGGAGTTTTGATCTTTCTTTAAAGAAGAGAAAGTTGAAtctttatactatataagaaggGATTTGTTAGGACGAGAATAACTTTACTGTCATCTACTCTAAAAACTATACGCAGTATGAGTTACATTGTTCAAGAGAGTGTTCCTGCTCCATTGACGCAAAATAAAACAGTAAATGATCCTATGCAGGATGGATGGGGGGATTCAATTTTGGCACCACAGAGATAGAGGAGGTCCAACAACATGACCTACAAGGTTAGAGTAATTGTATCCCCAGGCCCGAGTCACCTGACCAGGCTCCCATCATTAATGGATATACGTTTCAAATACGCACACAGACCACTGGAACCCCACCCCCGTTCTTTTTGAGTTTTGACGCCTATAGTATAATATCCTTAATATCCTTGACTGTCGCCAAATTTTCCAAACTAACCTCTCCCGAATAACACCTGCAAACCGGTAAAAAGTCAAGTAGCAAAATCTTGCACGCCTGCCTCcctcttttcttaatttttgtgGAATAAGCGTCGCTGTATTATGTTGCACCGCCGCCCCAAATGCTATTCCTCAATTAGTATGGCTAAGAAATATATGCAAAATGATCGCGGATGCCAATTcccccaccccccacccccctccaaaaaacaaaaaaaaaaaaaaaaaaaaaggaaaggagacAATTCGTACTATACGGGATACAAATTTCAAAGTATTTCGAGGTGTGAATTTCATTACATGTCAGCATCCTAAAAATGAAGAACGTagacttgtttggattgcaatttttcgtcgaaaaattacgttgttttccgtgatcacatttccttattatctttttccctcacatacatcaaatcgtacagtaatttttccatgaaaaatcatgaaaaatgcaatccaaacacaaccttataTTCTTTCTCTGTGGTGAACTTGGTTCCATTGCAATTCTTTTTATCACCACCCGACACCAGAATCTAGTCGTTCATTCTTACTTTTTGCTATTAACTAGTAAGTGGTCCATTTACACGtcaatgatatatatatatatattttaattatttactccaTTCCCTATCCTATTCCAAAATATATAGATTCAATAGGTATTCCTGAAGTAAAAGTAGATCCGGGTTGACAAAGAAATGCTTGATCATAATATATAAAATGCTGAAACAACTACTCCTGATTGATCAGGGTAATCTGGCTGTTACTTGACATAGTCGCATTACATTCTCTAACAGGGCATGTTAACAAGTGCTTCTCGTTCTCACCTACTATTAATTCATTTTCTACCTGTTTATTGCACTTAGTTTTTCTTATTCAAGAGAACGGGAGGAGAAATATGATGAGTTGAGAGATGGAGCCCATACAAGGAGAGACCACGAGGTACTACTGAAGGCGAATAAATATGAGTTGCGAGGCTTCTTTATGGGGCTAGGACAGAGAGAAAATGAGGTGGAGGTGGATTGTCTTGTACGTGAAAAAAGTCACCGATCAACCACGGCTGCGTCCATCTTCATAACTTGTACTtatcacaatatatatatatgctgtCTAGTACTAATATAATATCCTTCATTCAATTGCTCTGTGCTTTTAATGGCTGGTCTGGTAGGAGAATATTAAatatgtttttgttttttctctcttttctcaatCGCTGCCGACTGAGGTTCCAACCGACTGAACTGTTGTATTGTAGCATGGGCTCCGTTGAGCATAGTACCGGGAAAGTAGTTGAAATGCAGGCAGGATCGTTTGTTTCCCAAGTCTTCGGAAGTACTCTGTCattatgatttttttctttctctctgtcAATTCTCGTGGTAGGTTTTGCCGCTGTCACAGTGCACCGATTCCTTGATATTTACCCTCTTCTTCTCTTCACCATATCTATCTATCGCAGCTTTTGATACCACTACTGTTTATCTTATTATTACAACCATCTAcccaaccccaaaaaaaaaaaaaaaaaaaacttttacactatGAATTATCATGCACTCTTAATTTCAGACTTTGTAAGTCCAATAaggaatttgaatttattatttttatcccAGTTTATAATTTGTTTGGCCTTTGTTTTTTCCTGCTTGTAGAGCTCAATTGCTGAGCATTTAGCATGAGTTGTGTCCccactcccaaaaaaaaaaaggggaacgacaggaaaaagaagagaaatgcaGGCGTGAGTTAGCTGAGTTTGAAAGTGCAAAAAATTCTGAATCTCCGTTGCGTGCAAACAAaccaaacattttttttaatttaaaaaatttgtgaaTATGAAGTAAGCAAGTTCCTAATCTCGATGCTTTTATTCAACGAACGCAGTATTGATTTTGTCAAAAGGTCATCGAGGGAGAGGGGTCGAAACTTTGGATTGGATTAGGGAAAGGGGAAGAAAAGGCCCGCCCAGCGGCACCGACAGACTCGGTCACATAGGATAGGGGGGTAGTTTTGTCATTGGACGAAGACAACGGGCTCCGACAAACGGGCAAAGTCACTTTTGTCAACCGGTCTGTCGGACGTCCAGTGGCCCTTTGGTAATAATGCGAGAAGACAGAGACCCAAATGTTAACATACATCCTATGGATGGAGGAGCACGCTGCTATACTAGTATTAGGTACTACGTACTACTCACTCCCACTTTGGTAACCGTTGAGAGCGGAGTTGTATCTTAACTAAGCTCTCTCATCGTCACTCTCTGACACTGATAGCAGTCCAAAGAATGCCTGAATCCGCCCCCTCCTccgcctcctcctcctcctcctccatcaTGCCAACTTTGTAAGCATTGTTCTCATTGATCCAATGCGGCGGGGCCTACCCTGGTCACTCTTAAGTGGAGTAGTTTTAGTTTAGTACACCGCACGGACCACGCTCTCTCCGCTCTCCGATTTCCCCCACCCAAACCCGACCCAACCGCGGAACATGAAGAAGGATCAGACCTCCGCAGATTCACCAGCCAGCATTTTCACCTCTACCACTCCCATTCTCGGCCTCAAACTCTACGTTGTCATTATTGCAACTTCTCTCGTCACCATTGCCCTTTTCGTCctcctctttctctttctccgCTCCAAACGCCGTCGGATGTGCCTCAGGCAGGCTTCCGGACTCTTGCCTCTGGTTTCCAAAGATATTACCCGACTCAAAAATAATGCGGATCCAACCCAGATTTCTTCTGTGCATGCTGATCATGGTTCTGCCAAGACCACGGACAAAGAAACCAAACCCATTCTCAGTAAAGATGTCCAGAAATATGTCCAGATCATTGAGTCCGAGGGCAAAAAAGCCAGTTCCGACAGCAATGACTCCAGTACCAGCAGGAGTGAATCGTCCTCTGCTGTCACGGCGTCCACCTCGACTTCCACTGAGGGGGCCAACCTCGGGTGGGGACGATGGTACAGCTTGAAGGAGCTTGAATTTGCCACTGATGCATTCGCCGATCAGAGTGTCATTGGAGAAGGAGGTTACGGTGTTGTTTACAGAGGTGTTTTGCCGGACGGTTCTGTAGTGGCTGTCAAAAATCTTCTCAACAACAAGTCAGTCGCATTTCAATTATTATCGTTGCATACCATCACCATTTAATTACTGCAGATTACAATGCTGATCTTTTGAGTTCTTTGGATGCGTGTACCTTGGAAGgcatattaattttgttttcttttgtccCTTTTAATGTGATGCTCAACTATTTTCAAGATTTTAATTTCGATAATATTCTTGATTAACTGGTGCTGTTgattgcctttttttttgggttggtcATTTCAGGAAATGGAAGAATATGAAAGCCTCTTAGATCTGGATTATAGTGTAGTAAACTAGGTTTGAGCTGGTGGCAGTATTTGTCTCTTTTGACCAAAAGTCTCTAAACGCATTAAAGAAATGCATAAAGTAAACGGTTGCTTTCttctttattccttttttttttccttctatcCTATTTTccactttctttttccttttgaattctttttctttttcttttgatcttACTTTACTTTTCTAGTTGATTTTCTATAGTTGCATTAAAATGTGAGCCTTATTACGATCTTTGGACATGAGTTTGGATTTTTGAAGGATGATCAGCTTCTCTTGTATGTGTATTCCTATTTCTTAGCATACAGTTGAAGTTGAAGAGTGAAGATAACAGATATTTCTAAAAGAGAAGTTGTTAGTGGATAAGATTATATGCTTCACTTTCAGAAGAGAAAGGAAAGTGAATGACATGATGTGTGGACTTGGATTTTAGGCCCTCCTTTCAACTTTTGTTTGGTCGTACTATCAGGCCCTTATTTCTACTTATTAAGCTGGCTATAAAAGTTGAAAACAGAATGATGCTGATTAACAGCTTTTACAGTGTAACGACCAATCCGCGCAACTATACAGCTATCTGATTCGGCGACTATTTGTTTTCAGAATGATAGCGGGGAGCTTTTGAGAGGTTGTGTCCTTGTTATCATTCTGCTTTAGTATGATATTCGAGAATGTCTGTAATTATATTAGCAGTCTAATATTTGTCCTACAGTTATCCTACTCTTTAACATGTGGTCTCTCAGAATTTCAAAGAAATGTTCATGGATAATATGGTATTGATTTGTACTGCATTATGTCTTTTAAACCTTGAAACTTTGAAGATAAACATTTGTTTCTGTTTGTCATACTTGTTGCTAGGGGTCAGGCACAAAAGGAATTTAAGGTGGAAGTTGAGGCTATAGGCAAAGTGAGACACAAAAACCTTGTCGGCCTTATTGGTTATTGTGCAGAAGGTCCTCGGAGGTATTTGCTCACCACTTCCTTTGTTCAGTTATGTATACATAATACACTTGTGATATTAGATGACCGGGTTTCTAAATGTCCATCCAGGATGCTTGTGTACGAGTTTGTTGATAATGGTAATTTGGAGCAATGGTTGCATGGTGATGTAGGGCCTGTTAGCCCACTCACTTGGGAGATCCGAATCAAGATCGCAATTGGTACTGCCAGAGGGTGAGCTTATCCTACTTCAATTGCATGGCAACATTGCCTATCTATTGTTCATTATGGCACTACTGAATCTTctacctttcttcttttttctccttcatttacgTGTTAAAACTCTCATACAGAGAAATTTCCCTCTCTGGTGTTTACAGGATTGAGATCCAAAATAAGCACTACGGTCTCACTCCAGTATCATTTCAAACTTTGATCTGACTATTCTGAGTCAACCACACCGCTTCGCGGGTCTATGAGTTCCACTAATTCGCTAATCACTGTTGGaccttgtatgatgaatattATTCAGTGATCACAAATTCTGTCAATTTGGGTGTTAAGTAAGCAATTCCCGAGTTGCATGATCACATAATTAACTAGAACATAAGTTAAAGGAGTTGGCCCTTGAACGTGATGCATTAGTGATATCATATTAAACTTCACAGgaattttgcttctttttgGACTATTTGCTAAGGTTCAGATGATATTTAATTAGTtgttaaattaatattttgttAAATATAATCATTCGTATTAGATATCTCAATTTGCTTTAATTTATCTGTGTTAAttcaactatttcacaaaatccTGAGATATGTTCAGTTGTACATGTAATACAATCCCATGATACATTTGTCTACTTGTAGCATTTCTGAGGTTCAAactaaacttttcttttaacttCTCCCATTGCTTTGAGTTACCGACACATCTTTTAAGCAACTTAGTGAAGTACTTGTAATATGTGTGGAAATAATCATATTGAAGAAACTTGCTTATTGTCAAATAAAGAGGCCCTCACAATCCAAGCCTGTTTGCAAAGATTAGTTATTGATGTTCATCAAAAACTTCTCTTTGCTGTTGTTTAATCTAAGAAGCAACTTTTCTTTGCATTGCCAAGTCTTTAATTCTAACTCAATTTCACTGTAACGTTGATGAAGCAATCGAATTTTGTAAAGACAACCAAATGCAAGTCTAAACCTGTTCTTCCCTAAGCATGGTCATTTCTACTAACTTTGATTTGATTTTATCTATTCTTGCCTTTTTTCTTCTGTTTGTGTTTTACTGTATAACTGAACGAGTAATTTTGCCCTTTGCGACAGGCTTGCCTACTTGCATGAAGGATTAGAGCCCAAAGTTGTGCATCGTGATGTAAAATCTAGCAACATTCTTCTGGACAGAAAATGGAACCCAAAAGTATCAGACTTTGGCCTTGCCAAGCTATTAGGATCTGAGAAAAGCTATGTGACAACAAGAGTGATGGGAACATTTGGGTTTGTCTTTAATTTGTACTCTTTATGAATTTGTGATGCTACGCAGCGGTAAAATTGAAGATTCAATTGCTCTCTTGAGCTTTATTCTGACTGTTCCTGTGCATATTCCTGCAGATATGTTTCCCCTGATTATGCAAGTACTGGTATGCTTAACGAGGGAAGTGATGTGTACAGTTTTGGAGTTCTGCTCATGGAAATAATTACAGGAAGAAGCCCAGTTGATTATTCCAGGCCACCAGCAGAGGTGAAAACTTAATCCTCATATTAAAACTACCCTCCCTCACCTGACCAAACCCAAACTGGGAAAACAAAGAGAATAACCGCATACAAACATACACTTTTCAGTCGGTGAAATGTAGATATCAGCACACTTTCTCAAAACGTGCATTGTGATCCTTCTTATTTTGTGACATAACTATCCTCAAATTTCAGATGAATTTGGTTGACTGGTTCAAAGGAATGGTTGCAAATCGTCGTGGTGAAGAGCTTTTAGACCCCCTGATTGAGATCCATCCTCCCTCAAGGGCTTTAAAGCGAGTGCTGTTAGTTTGCCTTCGCTGTATAGATTTGGATGCCAACAAGCGACCAAAGATGGGGCAAATCGTACATATGCTTGAAGCTGAAGAATTTCCTTTTCGTGCCGTAAGTGTCATCCTCAGCCTTTTTCAATCCGAGCCCTCTTTATTCCTCGTCGTGAAATGGCTGTCATCCATGTGCTGATGCTTTCGAACTTCAATTGATAGAATTTATTGAACTTTGGGGTCACATTTATGCGAGCACGTTTGAAGCACTGGATGTTGCCAGCTTGTTTGACGAAATGCAGAAATTTAggttatagtttttttttttctttccccgcTTTAAACCTGAAAGGGACTAGACCTCCTCTGACTGGCTAATCTAGATGGTGCTACTGCCTGCTTGATTATAAACTTCCCCAGACTTCTGAGAAACATTATTAAATTTTAGTTGTTTGGAGAGATTGAAAAGCTGGAGGTTTTCAAGGTTTTAAATTGCTTGGAGATTGTCGATGTTTCTCTTTAGAATTCCAATTCCCAAGCTGATTATTTAACTTATTATCGTTTCATGCTTA containing:
- the LOC113731290 gene encoding probable receptor-like serine/threonine-protein kinase At4g34500, whose product is MKKDQTSADSPASIFTSTTPILGLKLYVVIIATSLVTIALFVLLFLFLRSKRRRMCLRQASGLLPLVSKDITRLKNNADPTQISSVHADHGSAKTTDKETKPILSKDVQKYVQIIESEGKKASSDSNDSSTSRSESSSAVTASTSTSTEGANLGWGRWYSLKELEFATDAFADQSVIGEGGYGVVYRGVLPDGSVVAVKNLLNNKGQAQKEFKVEVEAIGKVRHKNLVGLIGYCAEGPRRMLVYEFVDNGNLEQWLHGDVGPVSPLTWEIRIKIAIGTARGLAYLHEGLEPKVVHRDVKSSNILLDRKWNPKVSDFGLAKLLGSEKSYVTTRVMGTFGYVSPDYASTGMLNEGSDVYSFGVLLMEIITGRSPVDYSRPPAEMNLVDWFKGMVANRRGEELLDPLIEIHPPSRALKRVLLVCLRCIDLDANKRPKMGQIVHMLEAEEFPFRADPRLAQETAPLHPFVGASFRGQLVKKDVVDGEQTSRRR